The following proteins come from a genomic window of Nitrospirota bacterium:
- the purN gene encoding phosphoribosylglycinamide formyltransferase translates to MVNLGVLASGRGSNFQSIIDEIEAGRLPASIKLLAVDSRDAYAVERARKHGIEHLFIDPKEFPSKDAFFAHVAEELKKRQVELVILAGFMRIVRKPLIEAFRNRIMNIHPALLPSFPGLHGQKQAAEYGVRISGCTVHFVDEGMDTGPIIIQAAVPAAPDDTEEALAARILKLEHRIFPEAIRLYAEGRLRVEGRIVKIAGYELRDEYIINPPLSS, encoded by the coding sequence ATGGTCAACCTCGGGGTGCTCGCCTCAGGCAGGGGATCGAATTTTCAATCGATCATCGATGAGATCGAAGCGGGAAGGCTCCCCGCCTCGATCAAGCTCCTGGCAGTCGATAGCCGTGATGCCTATGCGGTCGAGCGGGCGAGGAAGCACGGCATCGAGCATCTCTTCATCGATCCGAAAGAGTTCCCTTCGAAGGATGCCTTTTTCGCGCATGTCGCGGAAGAGCTGAAGAAGCGTCAGGTCGAGCTGGTCATCCTGGCAGGGTTCATGCGCATTGTCCGTAAGCCGCTGATCGAGGCCTTTCGCAACCGCATCATGAACATACACCCCGCGCTCCTCCCCTCGTTCCCCGGCCTCCACGGACAGAAGCAGGCTGCAGAGTACGGGGTCAGGATCAGCGGCTGCACCGTGCACTTCGTCGACGAGGGTATGGATACGGGCCCGATCATCATACAGGCAGCCGTACCGGCAGCGCCGGACGATACCGAAGAGGCCCTCGCCGCCCGCATCCTGAAGCTCGAGCACCGGATATTTCCCGAAGCCATCCGGCTTTATGCGGAGGGGCGGCTGCGTGTCGAGGGCAGGATCGTGAAGATCGCCGGCTACGAGCTCAGAGACGAGTATATCATCAATCCGCCGCTTTCTTCTTAA
- the rsmD gene encoding 16S rRNA (guanine(966)-N(2))-methyltransferase RsmD, with protein MRISGGSAKGRKIGFKRAFLRKGEAEELRPTSAKVREAIFNILGSRTPDAAFLDLYAGTGAIGIEALSRGARQAVFVEESAARVKIIRELVERFGFGDRAVVVKERADLFVKRTDMVFDVVFIDPPYASGELETILPLIDRRDVVSPGGVVVAEHATRRAMPSCFGSLELRKRYKYGDTSLSVYDKEEGGGETA; from the coding sequence GTGCGAATCTCCGGCGGGAGCGCAAAGGGCAGAAAGATAGGGTTCAAGCGGGCCTTTCTCAGGAAAGGCGAAGCGGAGGAGCTGCGGCCCACCTCGGCAAAGGTGCGGGAGGCGATCTTCAATATCCTCGGAAGCAGAACTCCCGATGCCGCCTTCCTCGACCTTTATGCAGGGACCGGGGCGATCGGTATCGAAGCCCTGAGCAGGGGCGCCCGCCAGGCGGTCTTTGTCGAAGAGAGCGCGGCACGGGTCAAGATCATCAGGGAGCTGGTCGAGCGGTTCGGCTTCGGCGATCGGGCGGTAGTGGTAAAGGAGCGGGCCGACCTCTTCGTGAAGAGGACCGATATGGTTTTCGATGTCGTATTCATCGATCCTCCCTATGCTTCCGGCGAGCTCGAGACTATTCTCCCGCTTATCGACCGGAGGGATGTGGTGAGTCCGGGCGGCGTCGTTGTCGCGGAGCATGCCACCCGGAGGGCCATGCCTTCGTGTTTCGGCTCCCTGGAGCTGAGAAAGCGGTATAAATACGGAGACACCTCGCTGAGCGTTTATGATAAGGAAGAGGGCGGCGGTGAGACCGCGTAA
- the coaD gene encoding pantetheine-phosphate adenylyltransferase, with protein sequence MKLAIYPGTFDPVTNGHLDLVERGLRIFDELVIAVAPNPKKQPLFSLEERLALIRESVLARGYNNLKVEPFGGLLVDYVREKGGVAIIRGLRAISDFEYEMQMALMNRRMAMKIETVFMMPSEEFSYLTSTIVKEVVSLGGSVKGLVPDIAEEAMRRKLGIGT encoded by the coding sequence ATGAAGCTGGCAATTTATCCCGGTACGTTCGATCCCGTGACCAACGGGCATCTCGACCTCGTCGAGAGGGGCTTGCGTATCTTCGACGAGCTCGTCATCGCCGTTGCTCCCAACCCTAAGAAGCAGCCGCTGTTCTCTCTCGAAGAGCGGCTGGCGCTGATACGGGAATCGGTGCTCGCCCGCGGCTATAACAATCTGAAAGTAGAGCCTTTCGGAGGCCTTCTCGTCGATTATGTCCGCGAAAAAGGCGGCGTCGCCATCATCAGGGGATTGCGTGCGATATCGGACTTCGAGTACGAGATGCAGATGGCCTTGATGAACAGGCGCATGGCGATGAAGATCGAGACGGTCTTCATGATGCCGTCGGAAGAGTTCTCCTATCTCACTTCGACGATCGTGAAAGAGGTTGTCTCGCTCGGCGGCTCGGTCAAGGGGCTCGTTCCCGACATCGCCGAGGAGGCGATGAGAAGGAAGCTCGGAATCGGCACGTAA
- a CDS encoding isochorismatase family cysteine hydrolase — translation MGKEALLVIDMLNDFVREGAPLEVPETRRIIPAVQREIAAARREGSPVMYVCDTHAPDDREFSKFGWPPHAVKGTGGARVIEEVSPREGDFIIEKTTYSGFYRTKLEETLQGLGVDALRLTGCVTHICILFTASDAVLRDYRVAVPADAVAGLAREDHEAALRIMRTVLGVSVIAAEPAEAARP, via the coding sequence ATGGGAAAGGAAGCACTCTTGGTCATCGACATGCTCAATGATTTTGTCCGTGAAGGCGCTCCTCTCGAAGTGCCCGAGACGCGCCGCATCATCCCTGCGGTTCAGAGAGAGATCGCAGCGGCGAGAAGAGAGGGCAGTCCGGTCATGTATGTCTGCGATACCCATGCGCCCGACGACCGGGAGTTTTCGAAGTTCGGATGGCCGCCGCATGCTGTCAAAGGGACCGGGGGAGCCCGTGTCATCGAGGAGGTGAGCCCGCGGGAGGGTGATTTCATAATCGAAAAGACGACCTACTCGGGATTCTACCGGACAAAACTGGAAGAGACGCTCCAGGGGCTCGGCGTCGATGCCCTGAGACTCACGGGCTGTGTCACCCACATCTGTATCCTGTTCACTGCTTCCGATGCAGTGCTGCGGGACTACCGGGTGGCGGTGCCTGCCGATGCGGTGGCAGGACTCGCCAGGGAGGACCACGAGGCTGCCCTGAGGATTATGCGAACTGTATTGGGGGTCTCGGTTATTGCGGCTGAGCCTGCCGAAGCCGCTCGGCCGTAA
- a CDS encoding M3 family oligoendopeptidase has product MPSPTKKQQQILWDLTDLFSNDSDPRIDEKRREVERRSHAFIDKWKDRTDYLKDPAVLKEALDDYEAWSRACGTDGDEGYYFWLRTQQDMNSPELKAKYNKIEDFSHTILNDIQFFTLRVSKVPERDQKKFLDYPGLGAYRHFLARLFAEAKYLLSEAEEKVLRLKAPTSYSNWVRMTAGFLAKEERVLPLEDGSKRPQNFSEILSLSSSKDRRVRTAAARALNGIVAAYADVAEAEINSVLASKKTDDELRGIPRPDLSRHISDDIESEVVDTLIESVAGRFDIATRYYGLKARLRGVKQLKYHERNVEYGAITKKYPFKESLQLVGRVFRALDSEFYEILDSFVTKGRFDAYPRKGKGSGAFCAHHLITQPTYILLNHTDKLDDVLTLAHELGHGINNELIKKRQNALNFGTPTSTAEVASTFMEDFVLQEILRKAGDELRLAIMMKKLNDDVSTIFRQAACYRFEGELHREFRKKGYLAKEEIGALFRKHMAAYMGPHVEQSPGSENWWVYWNHIRYFFYVYSYAGGLLISKALQHAVKEDPAFIGKVKEFLSSGLSDSPRNIFGRLGIDIADRQFWTNGLDEIGTLLDETAELALRIGKIKKKDLESLRAR; this is encoded by the coding sequence ATGCCATCACCGACGAAGAAGCAGCAGCAGATACTATGGGACCTCACCGATCTCTTTTCAAACGATAGCGACCCCCGCATTGACGAGAAACGCCGAGAGGTCGAGCGCCGGAGCCATGCCTTCATCGATAAATGGAAAGACCGCACGGACTATCTGAAAGACCCTGCCGTGCTCAAAGAGGCGCTGGATGACTACGAAGCGTGGTCCCGCGCCTGCGGTACCGACGGCGACGAGGGGTACTACTTCTGGCTCAGGACGCAGCAGGATATGAACAGCCCCGAACTGAAGGCCAAGTACAACAAGATCGAAGACTTCAGCCATACGATACTCAACGATATCCAGTTCTTCACCCTGCGGGTCAGCAAGGTCCCCGAGCGGGACCAGAAGAAATTTCTCGACTATCCCGGCTTGGGCGCTTACCGCCACTTTCTCGCCCGTCTCTTTGCGGAAGCGAAGTATCTGCTGAGCGAGGCGGAGGAAAAGGTGCTGAGGCTCAAGGCCCCCACCTCCTACTCCAACTGGGTGAGGATGACCGCGGGGTTCCTGGCGAAGGAGGAGCGGGTGCTGCCCCTGGAGGACGGCTCAAAAAGGCCGCAGAATTTTTCGGAGATACTGAGCCTCTCGAGCAGCAAAGACCGGCGGGTACGCACAGCGGCGGCAAGGGCGCTGAACGGCATCGTTGCCGCCTACGCCGACGTTGCCGAGGCCGAGATCAATTCCGTGCTCGCCAGCAAGAAGACGGATGACGAGCTGCGGGGTATTCCCCGCCCCGACCTCTCCCGCCATATCAGCGATGACATCGAGAGCGAGGTGGTCGATACGCTGATCGAGTCGGTGGCGGGCAGGTTCGATATCGCGACGCGGTACTACGGGTTGAAGGCGCGCCTCAGGGGAGTCAAACAGCTGAAGTACCACGAGCGGAATGTCGAGTACGGCGCCATTACGAAAAAGTATCCGTTTAAAGAGTCCCTGCAGCTCGTCGGCAGGGTCTTCAGAGCGCTCGACAGCGAGTTCTACGAAATTCTCGACAGCTTCGTAACCAAAGGCCGCTTCGACGCCTACCCCCGAAAGGGGAAAGGGAGCGGCGCCTTCTGTGCACACCACCTCATCACCCAGCCGACGTATATCCTCCTGAACCACACCGACAAGCTGGACGATGTGCTGACGCTCGCCCATGAGCTCGGGCACGGTATCAACAACGAGCTCATCAAGAAAAGGCAGAATGCGCTCAATTTCGGGACCCCGACCTCGACTGCCGAGGTCGCGAGCACCTTCATGGAAGACTTCGTGCTCCAGGAGATCCTCAGGAAGGCCGGCGATGAGCTGCGTCTCGCGATCATGATGAAAAAGCTGAACGACGATGTCTCGACCATCTTCCGCCAGGCAGCCTGCTACCGTTTCGAAGGGGAGCTCCACCGGGAGTTCAGGAAGAAGGGATATCTCGCAAAGGAGGAGATCGGGGCGCTGTTCCGGAAGCATATGGCTGCATACATGGGTCCCCATGTCGAGCAGTCTCCGGGCTCGGAGAACTGGTGGGTCTACTGGAACCATATCCGCTACTTCTTCTACGTCTATTCCTATGCGGGCGGGCTGCTGATCTCGAAGGCGCTCCAGCACGCCGTCAAGGAGGACCCGGCGTTCATCGGCAAGGTGAAGGAGTTCCTGTCGTCAGGGCTCTCCGATTCTCCGAGGAACATCTTCGGGCGGCTCGGCATCGATATCGCGGACCGGCAGTTCTGGACCAACGGGCTCGATGAGATCGGAACGCTGCTCGATGAGACGGCAGAGCTCGCCCTGCGCATCGGGAAGATCAAGAAGAAGGATCTCGAGAGCTTGCGCGCTCGTTAG